A genomic region of Antennarius striatus isolate MH-2024 chromosome 2, ASM4005453v1, whole genome shotgun sequence contains the following coding sequences:
- the casp9 gene encoding caspase-9, which translates to MEEIHKNILRRNRINLVTQLDPLILYDSLLEKGIFTQDMIETITRSGNRRDQARQLAMDLETRGSRAFPLFLECLQETGQQSLASLLRNGGPDVQLQPVRTTQAGRPVVHPLDVSFEASLPAGVDTDRKYDHVSLGDRLNPTLTPSPEKKDIVVGTQSKYPCDFPCYKMDANPCGLCLIINNMEFETQSNLDNRRGSNIDCDKMESRFKALNFTVEVKTNLRQKQIKHELSVLSKTDHSQYDCCVVIMLSHGTEASHSRFPGAVYGVDGLPVPVQHITNYLNGRHCPSLQGKPKLFFIQACGGDEKDTGVEVSPGEFEPSMGGADDETDAIPTSSSSDSLSMSDEPDARVTLPTPCDILVSYSTFPGYVSWRDTQSGSWYVETLDRVLKENADTCDLSTILMIVNHEVSQNSAKGLYKQIPGSFNSLRKRLYFQTQAK; encoded by the exons ATGGAGGAAATACACAAGAATATTCTTCGTCGTAATAGGATCAATCTTGTGACACAGTTGGATCCATTAATTCTCTATGATAGCCTTCTGGAAAAGGGAATATTCACACAAGACATGATTGAGACGATAACG AGATCTGGAAACAGACGCGACCAGGCCAGGCAGTTAGCAATGGACCTAGAGACCCGTGGGAGTCGAgcctttccattatttctggaATGCCTGCAGGAAACAGGTCAGCAGAGTTTAGCAAGTCTTCTACGGAATGGAGGTCCAGACGTTCAGTTGCAGCCTGTCAGAACCACTCAGGCTGGTCGCCCTGTTGTCCATCCTCTCGATGTTT CCTTTGAAGCATCTCTGCCAGCAGGTGtggacacagacagaaaatatgACCATGTTTCTCTGGGAGATAGATTAAATCCTACTCTCACTCCAT CACCTGAAAAGAAGGACATTGTAGTGGGAACTCAAAGCAAATATCCATGTGACTTTCCA tgttatAAAATGGATGCCAACCCATGTGGACTTTGCCTCATCATAAACAACATGGAGTTTGAAACTCAGAGCAATCTGGACAATCGCAGAGGGTCAAACATAGACTGTGACAAGATGGAGAGTAGATTCAAAGCTCTCAACTTTACTGTGGAAGTTAAGACAAACCTGAGACAAAAA CAAATCAAACATGAGCTGTCAGTGTTATCTAAGACAGACCATTCACAGTATGATTGCTGTGTGGTCATCATGCTGTCTCATGGGACTGAG gcgAGTCACAGCCGCTTCCCTGGTGCTGTGTATGGTGTAGATGGACTGCCTGTCCCAGTCCAACACATTACGAATTACCTCAATGGCCGGCATTGTCCATCGTTACAGGGcaaaccaaaactttttttcatccaGGCCTGTGGAGGAG ATGAGAAAGACACAGGCGTGGAGGTGTCTCCTGGTGAGTTTGAACCATCCATGGGTGGAGCAGATGATGAGACTGATGCTATTCCAACGTCATCCAGCAGTGACTCACTCAGCATGTCTGATGAACCTGATGCCAGAGTCACGCTACCCACACCGTGTGATATCCTGGTGTCCTATTCTACCTTTCCAG GTTATGTTTCGTGGAGAGACACCCAGTCTGGTTCCTGGTATGTTGAGACACTTGATCGTGTTCTGAAGGAAAATGCTGATACCTGTGACTTGAGCACCATACTGATGATT GTTAACCATGAAGTCTCCCAAAATTCAGCAAAAGGTCTCTACAAGCAAATTCCTGGTTCCTTTAACTCCCTCCGTAAACGTCTCTACTTTCAAACCCAAGCAAAATGA